GCAGGTCCGCCTGAACGCCGCCATCCGTTTCATCCCGACGACGCCCTTTGAGGCCCGTCAGGCTTTACTGGAAGAACGCACGTACTTGCGGCAGATCGACGCTGCCATTGCCATGCACGAAGAACGCTGTGCGCGCCAGCCGGCGGTCGCAGCGCTGTAACACTAAGTAGAGGAACACCATGGAAATCGATTTGAACGCCGATCTCGGCGAAGGCTGCGGCTCTGACGAGGCCCTGCTCGACCTCGTCAGTTCTGCCAACATCGCGTGCGGCTGGCACGCGGGCGGCGCCAACGCCATGCGCGACTGCGTGCGATGGGCGGTGCAAAAAGGCGTGTCGATCGGCGCCCATCCAAGCTTTAACGATCCTGAGAATTTTGGCCGCAAGGAAATGGACCTGCCGGCCAACGAGATCTATGCGGGCGTGCTGTATCAGCTCGGCGCGTTGTCGGCGATCGCGCAGGCCGAAGGCGGGCGCATCGCGCACGTCAAGCCGCACGGCGCGCTCTACAACCAGGCCGCGCGCGACGCGAAGATCGCCGACGCGATCGTCTCGGCGGTCCATGATTTCGACCCGTCGGTCGCGGTGTTCGCACTCGCCAATAGCGGACTCGTGACAGCCGCGCGCAAAGTGGGCCTGACCGCCGTCGAAGAGGTATTCGCCGACCGTGGCTATCGCGCCGACGGCTCGCTGGTGCCGCGCAGTGAGCCGGGCGCGCTGCTCGACGACGAAGACGAGGTGCTCGAGCGCACGCTCGCCATGGTGCGCGAGCGCCGCGTGCGGTCCGTCGACGGACACTGGGTGCCGCTCAATGCGCAAACCATCTGCCTGCACGGCGACGGCCCGCATGCGCTGGCGTTCGCACGGCGCATCCGCGGCGCGCTACAGGAAGCGGGCATTGAAGTTCACGCGGCCGGCGCCGCGAGCGTCTGATCCCCGCGTCGACCCACGCGAACCGGACAGCGCGATTCAACCGCTACCGAACCCCAACCCCGAACGCCCCGCTCCAAGCGGGGCGTTTGCCAGGTGCAGGACGTTTTGCAGTATCCGCTGTGGAACAGCAGTCAAGCAGCAGGTGCAGGTGCAGATGCAGGTGTAGTCGAAGCAACGCGGCCAGCAAGAGCCGTGACAGCAAGACGGCGCGGGGTCCCCCAGCGCCGGCCCACGTTAGCCGCCACAAGCGGCGAGGTTGAAACCCTGTTTGGAGATCCAGATGCAGACAACCGTCAGTCTATGGCCGCTTATTGGCGTGGCCGTTATCATCGTTGGCTTTTTATTACGGTTCAATCCGATGTTGATCGTGGCGGCAGCCGCGATCATCACGGGTTTCGCGGCGCACTTCCCGCCTGAAAAAATCCTCGCCGAAATCGGCACCGGCTTTATCAAGACCCGCAATATTCCGCTGATCATTCTGCTGCCGCTGGCCGTGATCGGCCTGCTGGAACGGCATGGCCTGCGTGAGCGCGCCCAGGCGTGGATCGGCGGTATCAAGGCCGCGACCGCGGGACGTTTGCTGATCGTCTACCTGCTGGTGCGCGAGCTGACCGCGGCGGTCGGCCTGACCGGTCTTGGTGGCCATCCGCAGATGGTGCGTCCGTTGATCGCACCGATGGCCGAAGGCGCGACGGAAACGCGCTTCGGCAAGATCAGCGACGCGGTTCGCTTCAAGCTGCGCGCCTTCTCCGCGGCAACCGACAACGTCGGCCTGTTCTTCGGTGAAGACATCTTCGTCGCGTTCGGCGCGATTGTGCTGATGACAACCTTCCTGAAGGAAGCCGGTATCGTCGTCGAGCCGATTCACGTGGCCGTTTGGGGTATCCCGACCGCGATCTGCGCGTTCATCATTCACGGCTTCCGCCTCTATATGCTCGACCGCAGGCTCGAACGCGAATTGCGCGGCAATGCCGCAGCGAACACCGCCGCCGTTTCGCCGACGCAACCCGCCGCAGGAGACAAAGCATGACGCTCACGATTACCTATCTGTTCTGGCTGCTGGGCGTGGTGCTGCTGGTTGTCGGCGGCATGATCGTCACGGACAAGGAGCACCCGCGCCGCTTCACCGCCGGTGGTTTCTGGATTCTCTATGCACTGATCTTCCTGATCGGCGACAAGCTGCCGCCCTCGGTGGTTGGCGTGCTGGTGATCGTGATGGCGCTGATTGCGGGTTTCGGCGGCGTGACCGCGGCCAAGCCGAAGCTGCTGTCACTCGACGCGCGCAAGGCTAGCGCCACACGGCTCGGCAACAAGCTGTTCGTGCCCGCGCTGACGATTCCGGTTGTGACCGTGCTCATTACGCTATCGGCCAGCCATCTGATCTTCGGCGGCATGCCGCTGATCGAGAAGGCCAACGTCACGCTGATCGGCTTCGGCATTGGCTGCGTGATCGCACTTGCGATTGCCTGCGTGCTGACGCGCGACACGGTCGGACAGTCGATGAAAGAGGCGCGCCGCCTCGTCGATGCGTTGTCATGGGCCGCGGTACTGCCGCAGATGCTCGGCATGCTCGGCCTCGTGTTTTCGGACACAGGCGTCGGCAAGGCGGTCGCCCACGTCACCACGGCCTACATCAGCCTCGACTACCGGTTTGTCGCAGTGGCCGTATACTGCATCGGCATGGCGCTTTTTACAATGGTGATGGGCAACGGCTTCGCCGCATTTCCGGTGATGACCGGCGGCGTCGGCGTGCCGATTCTGGTCGGCGTGTTTCACGGCAACCCAGCGGTGATGGTTGCGATCGGCATGTTCTCGGGCTACTGCGGCACGCTGATGACGCCGATGGCCGCGAACTTCAACATGGTGCCGGCGGCGCTGCTGGAATTGCCGGATAAGAACGCAGTCATCAAAGTGCAGGTGCCCACCGCACTGACCTTGCTGGTCGTGAATATTTTCCTGCTGAATTTCCTGATGTTCTTGTAGGAATTTTGGCTCACCGCTTCGGCTTACATTGACGAACCAGGCGTTTGAATGTGTGGGCTGGAGCGGCGATTCGCGCCGATGTGAATCGATGGGCTGGATTCAGACGAGCGAGGCAGACGGCTCAACCCGGACCAAAATGAAATAGCCAATTTAAGATGCGTCCGATCGTCAGCAAAACGGCTGGAACATAAGCTGGTGGATGGTTTCCCATCCACACGCGCCGGCGCGCAGCGCGCCGCCAGCGCCTTCCAGCAGGTCCCTCATGGAACATCAATCCCACCCTGACGCCGCAAACACCGGCACGCCGCCCTCCGCTTACCTCACCTCGCTGATTGAGGCCGCACTCGAAGCACACCAGGCCGGCCACCTCGATGCCGCCGAGCCGTTCTGCCGCGAAGCCCTCGCGCTTGATCCCGCGTATGCCAAAGCGCTGCATTACTTCGGCGTGCTGCAACATCAGCGCGGCGACCATGGTTTCGCCGCCGAGTTGATGAGCGAATCGCTCAAACTCGATCGCACCGACGCCGCCCGCTGGAGCAATCGCGGCCTCGTCGCCGCCGCCCTCGGCCATCCCGGCGAGGCGATGATCTGCTACGACCAGGCGTTGCAGTTACAGCCGGATTTCGCCGACGCGCGCAACAACTTCGGCGTCGCGCTACAAGCGCAAGGCGCGCTCGAAGAGGCGATCGGGCAATACCAACTGGCTTTGACGGCGAATCCGTCGATGGCCGATACGTATCTGAATCTCGGCACCGCGCTGAGCAAGCTTGGTCGCTACCACGAGGCACTGGGCTGCTATCGACAGGCGCTGTCGCTCGATCCGCAATCGGCGGAGGCGCACTTCAACGCGGGTAATGCGCACAACGCACAGGGCGATCACGTGGCGGCCATCGCCAGTTTCGAACAGGCACTGGCACTGCGCGGCGACTATGCCGAGGCGCACATCAACCTGGGCAGCCTGATCGGTAAGCGCGGAGACTACGCGGGTGCCGAATCGAAGTATCGGCAGGCCGTCGCACTCACGCCGAACCCCACGAATCTGGTTTGCCTCGGTGGATCGCTCGGCGCCCAAGGCCGTCTGGACGAAGAGGAAGGTTTCTATCGCCAGGCGCTTACGCTCGATGCCAACTACGCGGACGCGCATCAAAACCTCGCGTGGCTGTTGCTCAAGCGCGGGGATTACAAACAGGGCTGGGCAGAATTTGCGAAGCGCTGGCGCAGGAACGATTACGAGGCGATCGCCGTGCCGGACGTTGCCGAGTGGCATGGCGAGCCGCTCGACGGGCGCCGACTGTTGCTGATCGGCGAACAGGGTTTCGGCGATCACTTCCAGTTTCTGCGCTAAGCACGCGTGCTCGAGCAGCTTGGCGCCACGGTCGATATCTGTGTGCGCGAGCCGCTGCTCCCGCTGGTCGGGCGCATTCCGGGCGTGCATCGCGCGTTCGGTGGCACGCCAGACGGTCAGTACGATTTCTGGGTGCCGATGATGAGCGTGCCCTCGTGCGTCGGCACCGAGCTGCCGACCATTCCCGCGGAGGTGCCGTATATGTTCGCGGACAAGGCAAAGATCAAAAAATGGCGCAGGCGGGTGGACGCAGCCGGCAAAGGAAAACGCAAAGTGGGCCTGGTCTGGTCCGGCAGTCCGACGTTTGGCAATGACCGTTATCGCTCGATGACATTGGCCGACTTGAGCATGCTAGGCGAGTTGAAAGACGTCGCATG
The sequence above is drawn from the Paraburkholderia sp. BL23I1N1 genome and encodes:
- the pxpA gene encoding 5-oxoprolinase subunit PxpA is translated as MEIDLNADLGEGCGSDEALLDLVSSANIACGWHAGGANAMRDCVRWAVQKGVSIGAHPSFNDPENFGRKEMDLPANEIYAGVLYQLGALSAIAQAEGGRIAHVKPHGALYNQAARDAKIADAIVSAVHDFDPSVAVFALANSGLVTAARKVGLTAVEEVFADRGYRADGSLVPRSEPGALLDDEDEVLERTLAMVRERRVRSVDGHWVPLNAQTICLHGDGPHALAFARRIRGALQEAGIEVHAAGAASV
- a CDS encoding DUF969 domain-containing protein, whose product is MQTTVSLWPLIGVAVIIVGFLLRFNPMLIVAAAAIITGFAAHFPPEKILAEIGTGFIKTRNIPLIILLPLAVIGLLERHGLRERAQAWIGGIKAATAGRLLIVYLLVRELTAAVGLTGLGGHPQMVRPLIAPMAEGATETRFGKISDAVRFKLRAFSAATDNVGLFFGEDIFVAFGAIVLMTTFLKEAGIVVEPIHVAVWGIPTAICAFIIHGFRLYMLDRRLERELRGNAAANTAAVSPTQPAAGDKA
- a CDS encoding DUF979 domain-containing protein — protein: MTLTITYLFWLLGVVLLVVGGMIVTDKEHPRRFTAGGFWILYALIFLIGDKLPPSVVGVLVIVMALIAGFGGVTAAKPKLLSLDARKASATRLGNKLFVPALTIPVVTVLITLSASHLIFGGMPLIEKANVTLIGFGIGCVIALAIACVLTRDTVGQSMKEARRLVDALSWAAVLPQMLGMLGLVFSDTGVGKAVAHVTTAYISLDYRFVAVAVYCIGMALFTMVMGNGFAAFPVMTGGVGVPILVGVFHGNPAVMVAIGMFSGYCGTLMTPMAANFNMVPAALLELPDKNAVIKVQVPTALTLLVVNIFLLNFLMFL